A stretch of Candidatus Palauibacter polyketidifaciens DNA encodes these proteins:
- a CDS encoding GMC family oxidoreductase, with amino-acid sequence MSGRQEVWDAIVVGSGITGGWAAKELTELGLRTLVLEAGPMIVPERDYVEHVPPYRMPYRGWNDRKALAAEQPVQRECYACDEMGRKFFVNDIENPYTTPDEKPFLWIRGRQVGGRSIMWARQSYRLSDLDFEANARDGIGVDWPIRYSDLAPWYAHVEEFVGISGQPEGLPQLPDGVLLPPMQMTCVENAVKEAIARDFGDTRMMTIGRTAVLTRDHKGRSACHYCGPCHRGCITKSYFSSLNATLPAAEATGRMTLRPDSVVHSVIWDPARGRVAGVRVIDRQTGEDLEFFGEIVMLGASALESTRILLHSTSADFPDGLANSSGVLGRYLMDHTMSTGAKAKFPGWENHGYTGERPNGIYIPRFRNVTEPSTHFIRGYGYQGWSTRQGWSRGLDMPGFGAEYKRRLTEPGVWEFELGAFGECLPREENYIELDPERVDAWGIPALRIHCEWSDNERLMMRDSADRAAEMLEAGGGVDIELLTDLTAPGLTIHEMGTARMGRDPATSVLNGYNQAWDAPNLFVIDGAAMPSSACQNPSLTYMALTARACHYALWAKNRGEL; translated from the coding sequence GTGAGCGGCCGGCAGGAGGTCTGGGACGCGATCGTCGTCGGCTCGGGGATCACCGGCGGCTGGGCCGCAAAGGAACTCACCGAACTCGGCCTCCGCACGCTGGTGCTGGAGGCGGGCCCCATGATCGTCCCCGAACGGGACTACGTCGAACACGTGCCGCCGTACCGCATGCCGTACCGGGGCTGGAACGACCGCAAGGCGCTCGCCGCCGAGCAGCCCGTGCAGCGCGAGTGCTACGCCTGCGATGAGATGGGCCGGAAGTTCTTCGTCAACGACATCGAGAACCCGTACACGACGCCCGATGAGAAGCCCTTCCTGTGGATCCGGGGCCGCCAGGTCGGCGGGCGCTCGATCATGTGGGCGCGGCAGTCGTACCGCCTCAGCGACCTCGACTTCGAGGCCAACGCGCGTGACGGGATCGGGGTCGACTGGCCGATCCGCTACTCGGACCTCGCCCCGTGGTACGCGCACGTCGAGGAGTTCGTGGGCATCAGCGGCCAGCCGGAGGGACTTCCCCAACTGCCCGACGGCGTCCTCCTGCCTCCCATGCAGATGACCTGCGTCGAGAACGCGGTGAAGGAGGCGATCGCCCGCGACTTCGGCGACACCCGGATGATGACGATCGGGCGCACGGCCGTCCTCACCCGCGACCACAAGGGACGGAGCGCCTGTCACTACTGCGGTCCCTGCCACCGCGGCTGCATCACGAAGAGCTACTTCAGTTCGCTCAACGCCACCCTCCCCGCCGCCGAGGCCACGGGCCGGATGACGCTGCGCCCGGACAGCGTCGTGCACAGCGTGATCTGGGACCCCGCCCGCGGCCGCGTCGCAGGTGTGCGCGTCATCGACCGTCAGACGGGGGAAGATCTGGAGTTCTTCGGGGAGATCGTCATGCTGGGCGCCTCCGCGCTCGAGTCGACGCGGATTCTCCTCCACTCGACGTCCGCCGACTTCCCGGACGGACTCGCGAACTCGAGCGGGGTCCTCGGCCGCTATCTCATGGATCACACGATGAGCACGGGGGCGAAGGCGAAATTCCCGGGCTGGGAGAACCACGGCTACACCGGCGAGCGTCCGAACGGGATCTACATCCCCCGCTTCCGCAACGTGACGGAACCGTCGACCCACTTCATCCGCGGTTACGGCTACCAGGGCTGGTCCACGCGGCAGGGCTGGAGCCGCGGCCTCGACATGCCGGGCTTCGGGGCGGAATACAAGCGCCGGCTCACGGAACCCGGGGTGTGGGAGTTCGAACTCGGCGCCTTCGGGGAATGTCTCCCGCGCGAGGAAAACTACATCGAACTCGACCCGGAGCGCGTCGACGCGTGGGGCATCCCCGCCCTCCGCATCCACTGCGAGTGGAGCGACAACGAGCGCCTGATGATGCGGGACAGCGCGGACCGCGCCGCAGAGATGCTGGAAGCCGGCGGCGGCGTCGACATCGAACTGCTCACGGACCTCACGGCGCCGGGCCTCACGATCCACGAGATGGGAACGGCGCGCATGGGGCGGGATCCGGCGACTTCCGTCCTCAACGGCTACAACCAGGCGTGGGACGCGCCGAACCTGTTCGTGATCGACGGCGCGGCGATGCCCTCATCCGCCTGCCAGAACCCCTCTCTCACCTACATGGCCCTCACCGCCCGCGCCTGCCACTACGCACTCTGGGCGAAGAACCGCGGCGAGCTCTAG
- a CDS encoding sugar phosphate isomerase/epimerase: protein MDRRRFVRNSLGAGLLLTHAGRATAAGARTFPEAGAPPDARTLPDAWGLQLYTVRSLMARDVERTLAAVARIGYGEVEFAGYFGRSPSEILTALEAEGLTAPAAHLSLEELRSSFDEAAAAAAEIGHRYLVVPYLGGSERPGNDGATGTALVDGYRRLADEFNGLGARCREAGLGFAYHNHDFELEEVDGVRLFDIMIENTDPELVTYEVDFYWLVHAGADPFDYFSRYPGRFELCHVKDRTADGEMADVGAGEIDFEAIFERSDEAGLIHYFVEHDAPRDPMGSVRASYEHLASFGG, encoded by the coding sequence ATGGACAGACGCAGATTCGTACGGAACTCGCTCGGAGCTGGACTCCTCCTCACGCACGCCGGACGCGCCACGGCCGCCGGCGCCCGGACGTTCCCGGAGGCCGGAGCCCCGCCGGACGCGCGAACTCTGCCGGACGCCTGGGGGCTCCAACTTTACACGGTGCGGTCGCTGATGGCGCGGGATGTCGAACGGACGCTCGCCGCCGTCGCTCGCATCGGCTACGGCGAGGTGGAGTTCGCCGGCTACTTCGGACGCTCGCCGAGCGAGATCCTGACCGCGCTGGAAGCGGAAGGCCTCACCGCCCCCGCCGCTCACCTGTCGCTCGAGGAACTCCGGTCGAGCTTCGATGAGGCCGCCGCGGCGGCGGCGGAGATCGGACATCGGTACCTCGTCGTCCCCTACCTCGGGGGTTCCGAGCGACCGGGCAACGACGGCGCCACGGGAACGGCCCTCGTGGACGGATATCGGCGGCTCGCGGACGAGTTCAACGGGCTCGGGGCGCGCTGCCGCGAGGCCGGACTCGGCTTCGCCTACCACAACCACGACTTCGAACTCGAAGAGGTGGACGGCGTTCGTCTCTTCGACATCATGATCGAGAACACGGACCCTGAACTCGTCACCTACGAGGTCGACTTCTACTGGCTCGTGCACGCCGGCGCCGATCCGTTCGACTACTTCAGCCGGTATCCCGGCCGCTTCGAACTCTGCCATGTAAAGGACCGGACCGCGGACGGCGAGATGGCGGACGTGGGCGCGGGGGAGATCGACTTCGAGGCGATCTTCGAGCGCTCCGACGAGGCGGGACTCATCCACTACTTCGTCGAGCACGACGCGCCGCGCGATCCGATGGGGTCGGTGCGCGCGAGCTACGAGCACCTCGCGTCGTTCGGTGGCTGA
- a CDS encoding aminotransferase class III-fold pyridoxal phosphate-dependent enzyme: HGNSSSVVNLSPYKFNGPGGKGLRPWVRMAPMPDRFRGLHRGPGDEVAPLYAAHVGEAAQALETEPTWFEDRPPGAAAFFHESILSCGGQIPLPAGYLAASYAAAREHGAVCVADEVQVGFGRVGSHFWAFEEHGVIPDIVTLGKPIGNGHPLAAVITTREIAESFANGMEYFNTYGGNPVSCAIGLAVLDAIEEEGLRENAAIVGQRLLAGLEGLRDRHAPVGDARGRGLFTGIEFVREGDDLEPAADLADAAVQRMRDRGILLSTDGPDHNVIKMKPPLVFSEADADLLISGLDKVLSETPFQP, encoded by the coding sequence ACCACGGGAACTCGAGTTCGGTCGTCAACCTGAGTCCCTACAAGTTCAACGGCCCCGGGGGGAAGGGACTCCGGCCCTGGGTCCGCATGGCGCCCATGCCGGACCGGTTCCGGGGGCTCCACCGCGGGCCCGGCGACGAGGTTGCGCCGCTCTACGCCGCGCACGTAGGGGAGGCGGCGCAGGCGCTCGAGACGGAGCCCACCTGGTTCGAGGACCGCCCGCCCGGCGCGGCCGCCTTCTTCCACGAATCGATTCTCAGTTGCGGCGGCCAGATCCCGCTTCCGGCCGGATACCTCGCGGCTTCCTACGCGGCGGCCCGCGAACACGGGGCGGTCTGCGTGGCCGACGAGGTGCAGGTCGGCTTCGGCCGCGTGGGGTCCCACTTCTGGGCCTTCGAGGAGCACGGAGTCATCCCCGACATCGTCACCCTCGGCAAGCCGATCGGGAACGGCCACCCGCTCGCCGCGGTCATCACCACGCGCGAGATCGCCGAGTCCTTCGCCAACGGGATGGAGTACTTCAACACCTACGGAGGAAACCCCGTCTCCTGCGCCATCGGCCTCGCCGTCCTCGACGCGATCGAGGAAGAGGGACTGCGGGAGAACGCCGCCATCGTCGGCCAGCGCCTACTCGCCGGCCTGGAGGGTTTACGCGACCGTCACGCCCCGGTGGGAGACGCCCGCGGCCGCGGCCTGTTCACGGGCATCGAGTTCGTGCGGGAGGGCGACGATCTCGAACCGGCCGCTGACCTCGCCGACGCCGCTGTCCAACGGATGCGCGACAGAGGGATCCTCCTCAGCACGGACGGCCCGGACCACAACGTGATCAAGATGAAGCCCCCGCTCGTCTTCTCCGAAGCCGACGCCGACCTCCTGATCTCGGGCCTCGACAAGGTCCTCTCCGAAACCCCCTTCCAGCCCTGA
- a CDS encoding gluconate 2-dehydrogenase subunit 3 family protein produces the protein MKRRRALEIIGVAAGAPLLAPGSAVAEALALGQRIRAVAGPVGGAPPATLTPAQARTVTALAETIIPRTDTPGASEAGVTAFVDALLTGWLDASDRDRFLAGLNGVDSLARSAHGAAFADCMSAQQAELVGRMDEDLDRHRRDPEIDETQTFLYDMKRFTLAGYFTSRPGLRSLGYRIIPGAFEGCVLLDQYGTGEGRPGGQP, from the coding sequence GTGAAACGGCGCAGGGCTCTCGAGATCATCGGTGTGGCCGCGGGCGCGCCGCTGCTGGCGCCGGGGAGCGCGGTGGCGGAGGCCCTGGCGCTGGGGCAGCGCATCCGGGCGGTGGCCGGCCCGGTCGGCGGCGCGCCGCCCGCGACGCTGACGCCCGCGCAGGCGCGGACGGTGACGGCGCTCGCCGAGACCATCATCCCCCGGACGGACACGCCCGGCGCGAGCGAGGCGGGCGTCACCGCATTCGTCGATGCCCTCCTGACCGGGTGGCTGGACGCGTCGGACCGCGACCGTTTCCTCGCCGGCCTGAACGGAGTGGATTCCCTCGCCCGGTCGGCCCACGGCGCCGCCTTCGCCGACTGCATGTCCGCCCAGCAGGCGGAACTCGTCGGGCGGATGGACGAGGATCTCGACCGCCATCGCCGGGATCCCGAGATCGACGAGACGCAGACCTTCCTCTACGACATGAAACGCTTCACGCTCGCCGGCTACTTCACATCCCGGCCCGGCCTCCGCTCGCTCGGATACCGGATCATCCCCGGCGCCTTCGAGGGGTGCGTCCTCCTCGACCAGTACGGGACCGGCGAGGGCCGCCCCGGGGGGCAGCCGTGA
- a CDS encoding aminotransferase class V-fold PLP-dependent enzyme, which produces MTTRTPTDATRLPDRRRFLKRAAAGAALAATPAWTRAPSRPGLSLEELSARRDFMGTEDESFWEMVKSQFPLRPGLILVNAANLCPSPYPVQEAVFGYTRDIDQDASFHNRAKFNALAAESVEALARLLGAAPDEIVVTRNTSESNNTVINGLTLGAGDEVVLWDQNHPTNNVAWDVRADRWGYKVIRVATPPVPETEDELIDAFVSAFTDRTRVLAVTQISNISGVELPAQRLCSIARDRGIYVHMDGAQSFGAVEVDLHAMGCDSYTGSAHKWFCGPKEAGVLYVRAERVAELWPSDVGVGWEGAIAGGGADKFGTYGQRDDAAVAGVGTTVEFHEAIGAAAIEERMRALAAGLKAAIRDRIPGVKFHTSDVPGLGGGVVIAELGVDDHTEIYNRIYEEHGVAGALRRGVFPGIRLCPHMYNTMAEMEQVADALAASA; this is translated from the coding sequence GTGACGACTCGCACGCCCACCGACGCGACCCGCCTGCCCGACCGTCGCAGATTCCTCAAGCGTGCCGCCGCGGGAGCCGCCCTCGCGGCGACTCCGGCGTGGACGCGGGCGCCGTCCAGACCCGGTCTCAGCCTGGAGGAACTGTCGGCGCGCCGAGACTTCATGGGGACGGAAGACGAGTCCTTCTGGGAGATGGTGAAGTCACAGTTCCCGCTCCGTCCCGGACTCATCCTCGTGAACGCGGCGAATCTCTGCCCCTCGCCGTATCCGGTGCAGGAGGCGGTGTTCGGCTACACGCGCGACATCGATCAGGACGCCTCGTTCCACAACCGGGCCAAGTTCAACGCGCTGGCCGCGGAGTCCGTGGAAGCGCTCGCGCGGCTGCTCGGCGCCGCGCCCGATGAGATCGTCGTCACCCGCAACACCTCCGAGAGCAACAACACCGTCATCAACGGGCTCACGCTGGGCGCGGGAGACGAGGTCGTGCTGTGGGATCAGAACCATCCCACGAACAACGTGGCGTGGGACGTCCGGGCGGACCGCTGGGGCTACAAGGTGATCCGCGTGGCGACGCCGCCGGTGCCCGAGACGGAGGACGAACTGATCGACGCGTTCGTGAGCGCCTTCACCGACCGCACGCGTGTGCTCGCCGTGACCCAGATCTCGAACATCTCGGGCGTCGAACTGCCGGCGCAGCGCCTGTGCAGCATCGCGCGTGACCGCGGCATCTACGTGCACATGGACGGGGCCCAGAGCTTCGGCGCGGTGGAAGTCGACCTTCACGCCATGGGCTGCGACTCGTACACCGGGAGCGCCCACAAGTGGTTCTGCGGACCCAAGGAAGCCGGGGTCCTCTACGTCCGGGCCGAACGGGTCGCGGAGCTGTGGCCGAGCGACGTCGGCGTGGGTTGGGAGGGGGCGATCGCGGGCGGCGGTGCCGACAAGTTCGGCACGTACGGCCAGCGGGACGACGCGGCCGTCGCGGGCGTGGGGACGACCGTGGAGTTCCACGAGGCCATCGGGGCGGCGGCGATCGAGGAGCGGATGCGGGCTCTCGCGGCCGGGCTCAAGGCGGCGATCCGCGACCGGATCCCCGGCGTGAAGTTCCACACGTCGGACGTACCGGGCCTCGGCGGAGGCGTGGTCATCGCGGAGCTGGGGGTCGACGACCACACGGAGATCTACAACCGGATCTACGAGGAACACGGCGTCGCGGGAGCGCTCCGCCGGGGCGTGTTCCCCGGCATCCGGCTCTGCCCCCACATGTACAACACGATGGCGGAGATGGAACAGGTCGCCGACGCGCTCGCCGCTTCCGCCTGA
- a CDS encoding S9 family peptidase → MDTRAPASLRAPFRHLVTLAALSAACGLAAAVPALVAQEANGALQLESWLDWERVQDPQISPDGDAVVYERLWVDKMNDAWESSIWIVNPDGSRSRHLVDGSSPRWSPDGSRLAFLAPDDEGNTQIFVRWMDAEGAVSQVTRVTDSPSNFAWSPDGTRFSFTMRVGAEEPTARHWSLSLPKPEGATWTPGPRIIERLVYRQDRVGFLGDKYQHIFVVPAEGGTARQLTEGDYNFGVPAWEPDGQSLLFSGLIIEDAVYRWQETEIYRLDAESGELSQVTTRKGPDNRPVPSPDGRMIAYVGHDTTTFDYIESAVYVMNADGSNPRALTAEMDRSPGALHWAPDGAGVYFDAAADGYRNIHYASVDGDVRAMTEGPQMFGLNDVSDGGMAVGMWGDAHEPGDIHVFPVDRPDGRTRLTDVNADVLAGVTLGEVEQVWSESSHDGLPIHGWVIKPPDFDPSLQYPLILIIHGGPHGMYNGGFNFSWQEHAANGYVVLYTNPRGSSGYGTEFGNAIQYDYPNHDFDDLMSSVDEVISRGYVDDSNMFVYGCSGGGVLTSWVVGHTDRFRAASANCPVVNWFNFPNEVDGNYLRWYADFREFPWVDPSEHIRRSPITYVGNVTTPTMLMTGVLDLRTPMSQTEQFYQALKAQNKPTAMVQFQGEWHGTSRLPSNFLRTQLILRKWFERWGTHDDERTAATQTGS, encoded by the coding sequence ATGGACACGCGCGCCCCCGCTTCCCTCCGCGCCCCGTTCCGCCATCTCGTCACGCTCGCCGCGCTCTCGGCCGCCTGCGGCCTCGCCGCCGCGGTCCCCGCGCTCGTCGCGCAGGAAGCGAACGGCGCCCTCCAGCTCGAGTCCTGGCTCGACTGGGAGCGGGTCCAGGATCCGCAGATCTCGCCGGATGGCGACGCCGTGGTCTACGAGCGCCTGTGGGTCGACAAGATGAACGACGCCTGGGAATCCTCGATCTGGATCGTGAATCCGGACGGCAGCCGCTCCCGCCATCTCGTAGACGGGTCCTCGCCTCGCTGGTCTCCCGATGGCAGCCGGCTCGCGTTCCTCGCGCCCGACGACGAGGGAAACACCCAGATCTTCGTGCGCTGGATGGACGCCGAGGGGGCCGTCTCCCAGGTGACGCGGGTCACGGACAGTCCGTCGAACTTCGCCTGGTCTCCCGACGGGACGCGCTTCTCGTTCACGATGCGCGTGGGGGCGGAGGAGCCCACGGCGCGCCACTGGTCCCTTTCGCTCCCCAAGCCGGAGGGGGCGACGTGGACGCCGGGGCCGCGCATCATCGAGCGCCTCGTCTACCGGCAGGACCGCGTCGGATTCCTGGGCGACAAGTACCAGCACATCTTCGTCGTCCCCGCCGAGGGCGGCACCGCGCGCCAACTCACCGAGGGCGACTACAACTTCGGCGTCCCCGCGTGGGAGCCCGACGGCCAATCGCTCCTGTTCAGCGGCCTCATCATCGAGGACGCCGTGTACCGGTGGCAGGAGACCGAGATCTATCGGCTCGACGCGGAGTCCGGCGAACTGAGCCAGGTCACAACGCGCAAGGGTCCGGACAACCGGCCGGTGCCATCGCCGGACGGGCGCATGATCGCCTACGTGGGGCACGACACGACGACGTTCGACTACATCGAATCCGCCGTCTATGTGATGAACGCGGATGGATCGAACCCGCGCGCCCTGACGGCCGAAATGGACCGCAGTCCCGGGGCGCTGCACTGGGCCCCGGACGGAGCCGGCGTCTACTTCGACGCCGCGGCGGACGGCTACCGCAACATCCACTACGCCTCGGTGGATGGCGACGTGCGGGCGATGACCGAGGGCCCGCAGATGTTCGGCCTCAACGACGTGAGCGACGGCGGCATGGCCGTGGGGATGTGGGGCGACGCGCACGAACCCGGCGACATCCATGTCTTCCCCGTGGACCGGCCCGACGGGCGCACGAGACTGACGGATGTGAACGCCGACGTGCTGGCGGGCGTGACGCTGGGCGAAGTCGAACAGGTCTGGAGCGAGTCATCCCATGACGGACTCCCGATTCACGGCTGGGTCATCAAGCCCCCGGACTTCGATCCGTCGCTCCAGTATCCCCTCATTCTCATCATTCACGGCGGCCCGCACGGCATGTACAACGGCGGGTTCAACTTCTCGTGGCAGGAGCACGCCGCGAACGGCTACGTCGTCCTCTACACGAACCCGCGCGGAAGCTCCGGCTACGGGACGGAGTTCGGGAACGCCATCCAGTACGACTATCCGAACCACGATTTTGACGACCTCATGTCGAGCGTGGACGAGGTCATCTCCCGCGGCTACGTGGACGACAGCAACATGTTCGTCTACGGGTGCTCGGGCGGCGGCGTGCTGACCTCGTGGGTCGTGGGGCACACGGACCGCTTCCGGGCTGCGTCGGCGAACTGTCCGGTCGTGAACTGGTTCAACTTCCCCAACGAGGTCGACGGCAACTACCTGCGCTGGTACGCGGACTTCCGGGAGTTCCCGTGGGTGGACCCGAGCGAGCACATCCGCCGCTCGCCGATCACATACGTGGGCAACGTCACGACGCCGACGATGCTGATGACGGGCGTCCTCGACCTGCGGACGCCGATGTCGCAGACGGAGCAGTTCTACCAGGCGCTGAAGGCGCAGAACAAGCCGACGGCGATGGTCCAGTTCCAGGGCGAGTGGCACGGCACGTCGCGTCTGCCGTCCAACTTCCTGCGCACGCAGCTCATTCTCAGGAAATGGTTCGAGCGCTGGGGCACCCACGATGACGAGCGCACCGCCGCCACCCAGACCGGCTCGTAG